The DNA segment CTCCAGCATATGTTTTACTGAAGAATAACTTCTGCTTCCGCTCCGGCAATAAACAAAAAATGTTTTAGTTTTGTCCAGGCTTTCAATTTTATTTCTGAAATCATCTTCGTAAAAATCTATGTTTTTGGAACCGGGAATATGCCCGCCGCCAAATTCCTCGGGAGTTCTAACATCCAAAATTTCGCAGCTTTTATTTTCTTCAATTCGTTTTGCAAAGCTTTCTGTATCAAGATTAAAATGTGAATCTGTTTTTAGGAAAGAAAATAATCCGGGCATAAAAACTACTCCTTTTACCTTTAAGTTTAATTGGATGTAAAAATTGAATTTCTGATTTCAAAAAATAATTTTTGAATCGTTAATAAATAATTTAGGATGAGAAGTTTGAATCAACATAATTACTGAACTTATAATCAAAGCTGTTCTGGCTTCCCATTAAATCTTTTAAAGTAGTATTCTTTAAAACACCATCAACGGAATTTTGAACAATGCGCCAAAGCGAACGAACTGAACAATCAATTGTGTTAGTGCAAATCAACTCAGCTCCGGTATGAGTATTACAAAAATCTTCCTCCTGAAATAATTTACCTCCTAGGCACTCCAATACATTACCAAGCACAATTCTTTCCGGTGGAATAGCCAAAGTATAACCGCCAATTTGTCCTCGGGAGCTTTCAAGAAATCCACCGAGTCTTAAAGTACGTAGTAGTTTAGCTACGTTGTGCTGGGAGATTCCTTCGTATTGGCTAATTTCCGGAATAGTGAGTGATTTATTTACCAGGCTGAATTTGGCAATTCTTAGCAGACAACGTAAACCATATTCCTCTTGTGCACTGAACTTCATTTTAACACCTTACAAATTTTCAATTGGCGTATTGAACAAATTAATCTTTTTGAAACAATATGCCATTAAAAGAATTAATTCAATTTTGGAATTGAAGAACCGCATGCTTTTGCATGTACAAGTTTTTCAAAAGATTCTTTAGTTATCGAAGGACCTTTTTTAGAACAGAACTTGTTAAAAATTTCCACCAAATCATTTGCAACTTTTTTCGCCGAATTTCCTTCAATATCCATCCGTTCCATCATATAAACTAATTTACCATCTTTAAATAATGCAGCAGAAGGAGAAGACGGTGCGTATCCAACCATTAAAGCTCTTGCCCTGTCAACAGCATCTCTATCCTGTCCTGCAAACACAGTAGTTAAATGATCGGGAATAATTTCATTTTGTAAAGCAAGATTAATTCCGGGGCGTGCGCTACCGGCGGCACATCCGCAAACTGAATTTATTACAACTAAGACGGCTCCTTTATTTGGATCCGTTAAATATTCATCTACTTTATCAGGTGTTTGCAATTCAACAAAACCAGTATAAAGAAGTTCGTCCCGCATCCATTGAACAGCTTCGGGATCGTAAATTGGTTGTCGTTTTATATTTATCTCGAACATTTTTTATCCTTTCAGAATAATTATTTGATAATTTCAAGAATGAATTGCTCAATTTTTTAAGTGTACAATTTAACAATTGTTCAATTTAGTTTTTCATTAACCAGTTATAACAAATATTTTATATTAAAGTACAGAGTTTAGAAAAATCCCAACTCAACTTTTGCAACTTCACTCATCATATCTTTGTCCCATGGTGGATTCCAGACTAAATCAATGTAAACGTCCTTAACATCTTTTACCGATTTTACTTTTTCTTTTACCTCGCCAGGAAGAGATCCGGCCACCGGACACATAGGCGAAGTTAACGTCATCTTTACCTGAACATTGGTTTCATCATCAATTTTAATTTCATAGATCAAACCTAATTCATAAATATCCACAGGAATTTCCGGATCGTAACAGGTTTTTAATCTTTGAATGATTTCCTTTTCTATAAATTGTTTATCTATCATACTTCTTAATATTTTCTATTTTTGAACAATAGTTAAATTGTTGATAAACATTTTTCCAACAATTTAGCAATTAAACAACGCAACATTTTTTTACTCAGTCGTCGCTAAATTTTCTTTTTCTTTCAAAGCTGTAAGCATTGTATGCCAGGCAAGACTTGCACACTTTACCCGTGCCGGGTAATCTCTTACACCAGAAAATACTGCAAGTTTTCCAAGCTGCTCCGGATCAATTTCAGTTCCTATTTTTGAAGTTACAACCTGATGAAATACTTCAAATAACTCTTCAGCTTCTTTCTTTGATTTTCCTTTTAGAATTGAAGTCATCAATGAAGCAGATGATTTTGAAATTGCGCAACCACTTCCCTGGAATGAAATATCTTTAATCTTTTCATCTTCAAGATCGATATATACCCAAAGATGGTCACCGCACAGCGGGTTATATCCTTCACTTTCATGGTTGCAATGTTCGCACTTCCTAAAGTTGCGCGGACTTTTATTATGATCCAGAATTACTTCCTGATAGAGTTGACTTAAATCTGACATTAGCTTAAAACCCGGATTACTTTATGAATACCATAAACAAGTTGATCTATTTCTTTTTTTGTATTATAAAATGCAAACGATGCCCGCGCCGTTGCAGGTATTCCAAACCGCTGCATAACCGGTTGTGTACAATGATGCCCGGTTCGAATTGCAATTCCTTCGCTGTCTAAAATAGTTCCTATATCGTGCGGATGGATATTATTCAAAATGAATGATACAACTGCGGCTTTATTTTTAGCCGTTCCAATAATTTTTAATCCATTTATCGATAACAATTTTTCAGTGGCGTATTCCAAAAGATCATGTTCGTGTTTGGCAATCAAATCAAAATCTAATTTATTCAAATAATCTATGGTAGAACCCAAAGCAATATTTCCGGCAATATTTTGTGTGCCTGCTTCAAACTTGTTGGGGATGTCATTAAAGATTGTTTTTTCAAATGTAACTGAGCGAATCATATCACCGCCAGTTTGGTAAGGCGGCATTGCATTTAGTATTTCCGCTTTACCGTATAAAACTCCGGTGCCTGTTGGCCCAAACAATTTGTGTCCGGAAAAAACAAAAAAGTCACAGTCAAGTTTCTGTACATCCACTTTTATATGAGGAACTGCCTGAGAGCCATCAATTAGTACTGGAATGTTTCTATTGTGTGCAAGTTCAATTATTTCTCTAACTGGATTTATAGTGCCAAGCGAATTAGAAACCTGAACAACAGAAACCAATTTCGTTTTATTATTTAACAGATTTTTATATTCATCTAAAATTAATTCACCATCATCGTTCATAGGAATTATTCGAAGCTTTGCTTTCTTCTCCTCGCAAAGAATCTGCCAGGGAACAATATTAGCGTGATGCTCCATCGCAGAGATTATTATTTCGTCTCCTTCATTTACATTATTCCTGCCGTAAGAATGGGCAACTAAATTAATAGATTCAGTTGCACCCCTGGTAAAAATAATTTCGCAGGCGCTTAATGCATTAATAAACTCTTTTATTTTCAACCGGGCATCTTCATAAGCAAGCGTTGCCTGCTCGCTAAGATAATGAACGCCTCTGTGGATATTGGAATTCAGATTAAGATAAAACTCTTTCTCAGCATCAATTACAGAAAGAGGTTTTTGTGCAGTTGCTGCATTATCCAAATAAACCAATGTTTTATTTCTAACTTTTGTTTGTAGAATTGGAAAATCTTTTCTGATTAATTCCACATCAAAAGTTTTAGTGGTTTTTGTTCTACGTTCAACATCAGAAATTATAATTTCATTGCTCATTGTATTCCCTATCCGACAGAAACTTGATGAAGTCTGTCTAATATTTTTTCGCTAAGTTGATCTTTCAATTGATCAATTTTTATAAGATCAATAATATCGCTTGCGAATGCTTTAATTAAAATTGAACGCGCTTTTTCTTTACTAATGCCACGGGATTGAAGATAAAACAATGATTGATCATCCAACTGTCCAACCGTTGCACCATGGCTGCATTTTACATCATCAGCAAATATTTCAAGCTGCGGTTTTGTATCAATCCTTGCATCCCTGGAAATAAGAAGATTTTTATTTGATTGATACGCCAGAGTTTTTTGTGCATCTTTTCTAACAATTACTTTTCCGTTAAAAACGCCCCTGGATTTTTCATCCAGAATTCCTTTGTAAAGTTCATTGCTGTGGCAGTGCGGTTTTGCGTGGTCAATCAATGTATGGTTATCAACCAACCTTTTCCCATCCGCCAAATACAAACCGAAAAAGTGGCACTCGCTGTTTTCATCAGCAAGAACTGCATTCAAATCA comes from the Ignavibacteriales bacterium genome and includes:
- a CDS encoding SUF system Fe-S cluster assembly protein produces the protein MIDKQFIEKEIIQRLKTCYDPEIPVDIYELGLIYEIKIDDETNVQVKMTLTSPMCPVAGSLPGEVKEKVKSVKDVKDVYIDLVWNPPWDKDMMSEVAKVELGFF
- a CDS encoding BrxA/BrxB family bacilliredoxin, giving the protein MFEINIKRQPIYDPEAVQWMRDELLYTGFVELQTPDKVDEYLTDPNKGAVLVVINSVCGCAAGSARPGINLALQNEIIPDHLTTVFAGQDRDAVDRARALMVGYAPSSPSAALFKDGKLVYMMERMDIEGNSAKKVANDLVEIFNKFCSKKGPSITKESFEKLVHAKACGSSIPKLN
- a CDS encoding Rrf2 family transcriptional regulator, yielding MKFSAQEEYGLRCLLRIAKFSLVNKSLTIPEISQYEGISQHNVAKLLRTLRLGGFLESSRGQIGGYTLAIPPERIVLGNVLECLGGKLFQEEDFCNTHTGAELICTNTIDCSVRSLWRIVQNSVDGVLKNTTLKDLMGSQNSFDYKFSNYVDSNFSS
- a CDS encoding cysteine desulfurase gives rise to the protein MSNEIIISDVERRTKTTKTFDVELIRKDFPILQTKVRNKTLVYLDNAATAQKPLSVIDAEKEFYLNLNSNIHRGVHYLSEQATLAYEDARLKIKEFINALSACEIIFTRGATESINLVAHSYGRNNVNEGDEIIISAMEHHANIVPWQILCEEKKAKLRIIPMNDDGELILDEYKNLLNNKTKLVSVVQVSNSLGTINPVREIIELAHNRNIPVLIDGSQAVPHIKVDVQKLDCDFFVFSGHKLFGPTGTGVLYGKAEILNAMPPYQTGGDMIRSVTFEKTIFNDIPNKFEAGTQNIAGNIALGSTIDYLNKLDFDLIAKHEHDLLEYATEKLLSINGLKIIGTAKNKAAVVSFILNNIHPHDIGTILDSEGIAIRTGHHCTQPVMQRFGIPATARASFAFYNTKKEIDQLVYGIHKVIRVLS
- a CDS encoding rhodanese-like domain-containing protein — encoded protein: MPGLFSFLKTDSHFNLDTESFAKRIEENKSCEILDVRTPEEFGGGHIPGSKNIDFYEDDFRNKIESLDKTKTFFVYCRSGSRSYSSVKHMLELGFQEVFNLNGGIIKWRGQIEK
- a CDS encoding SUF system NifU family Fe-S cluster assembly protein, which encodes MSDLSQLYQEVILDHNKSPRNFRKCEHCNHESEGYNPLCGDHLWVYIDLEDEKIKDISFQGSGCAISKSSASLMTSILKGKSKKEAEELFEVFHQVVTSKIGTEIDPEQLGKLAVFSGVRDYPARVKCASLAWHTMLTALKEKENLATTE